The Methanothrix soehngenii GP6 genome has a window encoding:
- the amrS gene encoding AmmeMemoRadiSam system radical SAM enzyme has translation MQSTQEAQFWRRPDQESEDVNCSLCYQNCRIRPGKRGICAVRENQGGMLMTLVYGNLIAANEDPIEKKPFFHFLPGSLAYSIATVGCNFRCLHCQNADISQLPHETGKLPGNYVPPEDVVAGAVSRGCQSVAYTYTEPTIFFEYAYDVARLARASKLRNVFVSNGYIGQDAADKIIPLLDGINIDLKGDDEFYRKVCKAKLDPVKSNIEKFWRAGVWVEVTTLVIPGYNDSVEVLTDMAGFLAGISRDMPWHVSAFYPTYKLLDAPPTGIKSIKRALNIGREAGLKYVYAGNIIGESESTICPDCGFVLIERRGYRVMKNTVTEGRCPNCKAAVAGVWS, from the coding sequence ATGCAGAGCACTCAAGAAGCCCAATTCTGGAGAAGGCCGGATCAGGAGTCGGAGGACGTGAACTGCAGCCTCTGCTATCAGAACTGCCGCATCCGTCCCGGCAAGAGAGGAATATGCGCGGTGCGTGAGAATCAAGGTGGAATGCTAATGACGCTGGTCTATGGAAACCTCATTGCTGCCAATGAGGACCCCATTGAAAAGAAGCCATTCTTTCATTTCCTTCCCGGCAGCCTGGCCTACTCCATAGCCACTGTGGGCTGCAACTTCCGCTGTCTGCACTGCCAGAACGCAGATATCTCCCAGCTTCCTCATGAGACCGGCAAACTGCCGGGCAATTACGTTCCCCCTGAGGATGTGGTAGCGGGGGCAGTCTCCAGGGGTTGCCAGTCCGTTGCTTATACCTATACCGAGCCCACGATTTTCTTTGAGTACGCCTATGATGTGGCCAGACTGGCTCGAGCTTCCAAACTGCGCAATGTCTTTGTAAGCAACGGCTACATTGGCCAGGATGCGGCGGATAAGATCATTCCCCTCCTGGATGGCATCAACATCGACCTGAAAGGAGATGATGAGTTCTACCGCAAGGTGTGCAAGGCAAAGCTCGATCCGGTAAAGAGCAACATCGAGAAGTTCTGGCGGGCAGGAGTCTGGGTGGAGGTCACAACCCTGGTCATCCCAGGCTATAATGATTCAGTTGAGGTGCTGACCGATATGGCAGGGTTCCTGGCCGGGATCAGCCGGGATATGCCCTGGCATGTATCCGCCTTCTACCCCACCTACAAGCTGCTGGATGCACCGCCCACCGGAATAAAATCGATAAAAAGAGCCCTTAACATCGGACGGGAGGCGGGATTGAAGTACGTTTATGCCGGAAACATCATCGGAGAGAGCGAGAGCACCATATGTCCGGATTGCGGCTTCGTCCTAATCGAACGCCGCGGATACAGGGTCATGAAAAACACGGTGACCGAAGGGCGCTGCCCCAACTGCAAAGCTGCGGTGGCAGGAGTCTGGTCCTGA
- a CDS encoding bifunctional 3,4-dihydroxy-2-butanone-4-phosphate synthase/GTP cyclohydrolase II, with product MPFCTVEEAISDIRAGRFIIILDDENRENEGDLMMAAENVTPEAINFMARFGRGLICMPMTAERLRELDIPLMTSQNTESMGTAFTVSVDARINTTTGISAFDRATTVHALIDPVTRRNDIVTPGHLFPLQAKEGGVLRRTGHTEACVDLARLAGLQPAGVIVEIMNDDGTMARLPQLERFAQEHGLKMLTIESLIRYRMQYEKLVCRISEVSMPTEYGLFTAIGYESVLDGQCHIALVAGDPTCPDALVRVHSECLTGDVFSSKRCDCGEQLRRALQLISKNGNGVLLYMRQEGRGIGLANKLRAYALQDGGSDTVEANHRLGYPADLRDYGIGAQILVDLGIKQIRLLTNNPRKVIGLEGYGLEIAERVPLEVEPNNINRRYLETKRDKMHHLLLQNEGQ from the coding sequence ATGCCATTTTGCACTGTAGAGGAGGCGATCTCCGATATCCGCGCCGGTCGCTTCATAATAATATTGGACGACGAGAACCGGGAGAACGAGGGGGACCTGATGATGGCAGCGGAGAATGTGACCCCGGAGGCCATCAATTTCATGGCCCGCTTTGGCCGGGGTCTGATATGCATGCCGATGACCGCCGAGCGCCTTCGCGAGCTGGACATTCCCCTGATGACCAGCCAGAACACCGAGTCCATGGGCACCGCGTTTACCGTTTCGGTGGATGCCAGAATCAATACCACCACCGGCATTTCCGCATTCGACCGGGCGACGACCGTTCATGCCCTGATCGATCCTGTGACCAGACGAAACGATATTGTCACCCCCGGCCATCTGTTCCCCCTGCAGGCCAAAGAGGGGGGAGTTCTGCGGCGGACGGGGCATACGGAGGCCTGCGTCGATCTGGCCCGGCTGGCAGGGCTCCAGCCCGCTGGGGTGATTGTGGAGATCATGAACGATGACGGCACCATGGCCCGGCTCCCACAGCTCGAGCGCTTCGCCCAGGAGCACGGCCTGAAGATGCTGACCATCGAGAGCCTGATCCGCTACAGGATGCAATATGAGAAGCTCGTCTGCAGGATCTCCGAGGTGAGCATGCCCACGGAGTACGGCCTCTTCACCGCCATTGGCTATGAGTCCGTCCTGGACGGACAATGCCATATCGCTCTGGTAGCAGGAGACCCCACCTGCCCTGATGCCCTGGTCCGGGTCCACTCCGAATGCCTCACTGGCGATGTCTTCTCCTCAAAAAGATGCGACTGCGGCGAGCAGCTCCGCCGGGCTCTGCAGCTCATAAGCAAGAACGGCAATGGCGTCCTTCTCTATATGCGCCAAGAGGGAAGGGGCATAGGTCTCGCCAATAAACTGAGAGCATATGCCCTCCAAGATGGCGGATCGGATACGGTAGAGGCGAATCACCGGCTGGGCTACCCGGCAGACCTCAGGGACTATGGAATCGGCGCTCAGATCCTGGTTGATCTGGGAATAAAGCAGATTCGCCTTCTGACCAACAACCCGCGCAAGGTGATAGGGCTTGAGGGCTACGGCCTGGAGATCGCAGAGCGAGTACCTTTAGAGGTTGAGCCCAATAACATCAACCGCCGGTACCTGGAGACCAAGAGAGACAAGATGCACCACCTTCTTCTCCAGAATGAGGGGCAGTAA
- a CDS encoding Hsp20/alpha crystallin family protein, whose protein sequence is MTAGLIPAEELRKLQFRMNKLMDELGLDALGSKYIDELGRMQKRMGDLMEEVEGPNLKKGVIRPLADVHETEEALVVTMDMPGVEKQDINISVVEDELQISAQRKSEAEVNEQDYHRRERTYTRFERRVLLPESIKTEEARATLTNGVLQITLPKVSVLTRKRIAID, encoded by the coding sequence ATGACCGCAGGATTGATTCCGGCAGAAGAATTGCGCAAGCTGCAGTTCAGGATGAATAAATTGATGGATGAGCTGGGCCTGGATGCACTCGGATCCAAGTATATCGATGAGCTCGGGAGGATGCAAAAGCGCATGGGCGACCTTATGGAGGAGGTAGAGGGCCCGAACCTGAAGAAAGGGGTGATAAGGCCCCTGGCTGATGTTCATGAGACTGAAGAGGCGTTGGTTGTGACCATGGATATGCCCGGTGTGGAAAAGCAGGATATCAACATCTCAGTGGTGGAGGATGAGCTGCAGATCTCCGCCCAGAGAAAGAGTGAGGCTGAGGTAAACGAGCAGGACTACCACCGCCGGGAGAGGACCTACACCCGGTTCGAGCGAAGGGTGCTCCTGCCGGAAAGCATAAAGACAGAGGAGGCGCGGGCGACTCTTACGAACGGCGTTCTGCAGATAACCCTCCCCAAGGTCTCTGTGCTCACCCGCAAGCGAATAGCCATCGATTGA
- a CDS encoding DUF367 family protein, which yields MELVIYHANQCDPRKCSGKKLARFNLVRLTHHISQLRPYIVLSPFSEKALSPEDKGARGLAALDCSWAHAEEVFARFRLQERALPFLVAANPVNWGKPFKLSTVEALAAGLVILGEKSQAELILSKFNWGHVFLELNREPLSEYAAARDSAEVVRIQNEYMSE from the coding sequence ATGGAACTTGTGATCTATCATGCCAATCAGTGCGACCCGCGGAAGTGTTCAGGAAAGAAGCTTGCCCGCTTCAATCTTGTCCGGCTGACCCACCATATAAGCCAGCTCCGGCCGTACATTGTCCTCAGCCCGTTCTCGGAAAAGGCCTTATCCCCGGAGGATAAAGGGGCCCGCGGGCTGGCAGCCCTCGACTGCAGCTGGGCGCATGCTGAGGAGGTCTTCGCCCGGTTCAGGCTGCAGGAGAGGGCTCTGCCTTTTCTAGTGGCTGCCAACCCGGTGAACTGGGGAAAGCCCTTCAAGCTCTCCACCGTCGAAGCCCTGGCTGCAGGACTGGTAATACTGGGAGAGAAAAGCCAGGCAGAGCTGATCCTCTCCAAGTTCAACTGGGGGCACGTATTTTTGGAGCTGAACCGCGAGCCCCTCAGTGAGTACGCCGCTGCCAGGGATTCAGCTGAGGTGGTCAGGATTCAGAATGAATATATGTCGGAATAG
- a CDS encoding valine--tRNA ligase, translated as MSELSKEYNFKQVEEKWERSWDSSIYYFDWESKKPQYIIDTPPPYPTGNFHIGNALNWCYIDFAARYKRMRGYNVMFPQGWDCHGLPTEVKVEQLNHITKNQVPREEFRRLCEKLTEEAIDRFHKSMGRLGLSIDWSNEYATMKPEYYVKTQTSFVRMYQKGQIYREDHPVNWCPRCGTAIALAEVEYDSRTSTLNYMHFCAEDGEIEIATSRPELLAACVAVAVHPEDQRYQKYIGRTVKVPIFNYSVPVLADPAVDSSFGSGFVMICTFGDKQDVRWWMEHHLPLRQAIDRGGRMMPIAGPYSGLTVEETKEKITQDLTEQGIIFKQEPLEQNVGLCWRCKTPIEILSEQQWFVRIDALEIKKMAEEIEWIPAHMRVRLENWADSMEWDWCISRQRIFATPIPAWYCKNCHEALVAEESWLPLDPNLTQPKKKCKCGSSEFIPEQDVLDTWMDSSISALAVAGWPDRTDLRMPTQLRPQGHDIIRTWAFYTILRTRALEGIRPWDAILINGMALGEDGHKMSKSLNNFIRPEEVFESNGADALRQWAAIGGSPGNDIPFQWKEITAASRFQQKLWSIFRFSLPLIAPYDADSGQVDRWLSAELDLLITKTTEAMDRFQFDEALKAIRAFAWDVLADNYIELVKARLYGQDGPEKRAAQGTLFTALETLARLMAPFTPFLSEEIYHTLTGQSVHVQSWPVAQGQPMDRAGLAIKEVASTLRRYKAEKGVALNSPLPGIVVYSDLDLETADLAGVANSPVESRTGKPSLEMKPIAVKPQMKVIGPRFRDRSQRIIMALMGMDPADIARQKEAGSIAVDLDGEILELPPEAAEVEIQTLSAGEAVDILKTKEATVLVRR; from the coding sequence ATGAGCGAGCTGTCCAAAGAGTACAATTTCAAGCAGGTAGAAGAGAAATGGGAGCGGAGCTGGGATAGTTCCATTTACTATTTTGACTGGGAGTCGAAGAAGCCCCAATATATAATCGACACACCCCCGCCCTATCCCACGGGAAACTTCCATATCGGCAACGCTCTAAACTGGTGCTACATTGATTTCGCCGCCCGGTACAAGCGCATGCGGGGCTACAATGTGATGTTCCCCCAGGGCTGGGACTGCCACGGCCTGCCCACCGAGGTGAAGGTGGAGCAGCTAAACCATATCACCAAGAACCAGGTTCCCAGGGAGGAGTTCAGACGGCTCTGCGAAAAACTTACTGAGGAGGCAATAGATCGTTTCCATAAGTCCATGGGCCGGCTGGGCCTGTCCATAGATTGGTCCAATGAATATGCCACCATGAAGCCGGAGTATTATGTCAAGACCCAGACTTCATTTGTGCGCATGTACCAGAAAGGCCAGATCTACCGAGAGGACCACCCGGTAAACTGGTGTCCCCGCTGCGGAACGGCCATAGCCCTGGCCGAGGTGGAGTACGACTCCCGCACCTCGACACTGAATTATATGCACTTTTGCGCCGAGGACGGCGAGATAGAGATCGCCACCTCCCGGCCTGAGCTCCTGGCCGCCTGTGTGGCGGTGGCGGTTCATCCTGAGGACCAGCGCTATCAGAAATACATCGGCAGGACGGTCAAAGTGCCGATATTCAACTATTCCGTTCCCGTTCTTGCCGACCCGGCGGTGGACTCGAGCTTCGGCTCGGGGTTCGTCATGATCTGCACCTTCGGGGATAAGCAGGATGTCAGATGGTGGATGGAGCATCATCTTCCCCTCCGCCAGGCCATAGACCGCGGCGGCAGGATGATGCCTATTGCTGGCCCTTACTCCGGCCTAACCGTAGAGGAGACGAAAGAGAAGATCACCCAGGATCTGACCGAGCAGGGGATAATCTTCAAGCAAGAGCCTCTGGAGCAGAACGTAGGGCTCTGCTGGCGGTGCAAGACCCCCATTGAGATCCTGTCCGAGCAGCAGTGGTTTGTCCGAATCGATGCCCTGGAGATAAAAAAGATGGCCGAGGAGATAGAATGGATCCCCGCCCACATGCGCGTCCGCCTGGAGAACTGGGCCGACTCCATGGAATGGGACTGGTGCATATCCAGGCAGAGGATCTTTGCCACCCCCATACCCGCCTGGTACTGCAAAAACTGCCATGAAGCACTGGTGGCAGAGGAGAGCTGGCTTCCCCTGGACCCCAACCTGACCCAGCCCAAAAAGAAATGCAAATGCGGCAGCTCGGAATTCATTCCGGAGCAGGATGTTCTGGACACCTGGATGGACAGCTCCATATCCGCCCTAGCCGTCGCCGGCTGGCCGGACAGGACCGATCTGCGTATGCCCACCCAGCTCCGGCCACAGGGGCACGACATCATTCGCACCTGGGCCTTTTACACCATTCTCAGGACCAGAGCCCTGGAAGGGATCAGGCCCTGGGATGCCATTCTGATCAATGGCATGGCGTTGGGCGAGGACGGCCATAAGATGTCCAAATCCCTGAACAACTTCATCCGCCCGGAGGAGGTATTCGAGAGCAACGGAGCTGATGCCCTCCGCCAGTGGGCGGCTATCGGCGGCAGCCCGGGAAATGACATACCATTCCAGTGGAAGGAGATAACTGCCGCCAGCAGATTCCAGCAGAAGCTCTGGTCCATATTCCGGTTCTCTCTGCCCCTGATCGCCCCGTATGATGCCGATTCTGGGCAGGTCGACCGCTGGCTCTCTGCAGAGCTGGATCTGCTGATCACTAAGACCACGGAGGCCATGGACAGATTCCAGTTCGATGAGGCCTTGAAGGCCATCCGGGCTTTCGCCTGGGATGTTCTGGCCGACAACTACATCGAGCTGGTCAAGGCCCGGCTGTACGGCCAGGACGGGCCGGAGAAGAGGGCAGCGCAGGGCACCCTTTTCACCGCCCTGGAGACTCTTGCCCGACTCATGGCTCCATTCACCCCCTTCCTCTCCGAGGAGATCTACCACACCCTAACTGGCCAGAGCGTTCATGTGCAAAGCTGGCCCGTGGCCCAGGGGCAGCCGATGGATAGGGCTGGCCTGGCGATAAAAGAGGTAGCTTCAACTCTGCGCCGCTATAAGGCGGAGAAGGGAGTGGCCCTCAACTCCCCTCTTCCGGGAATCGTGGTATACTCCGACCTCGACCTGGAGACAGCAGACCTGGCCGGTGTGGCCAACTCCCCGGTGGAGAGCAGAACAGGAAAGCCCTCGCTGGAGATGAAGCCCATAGCGGTCAAACCGCAAATGAAGGTCATCGGCCCTCGATTCAGGGATAGGAGCCAGCGGATCATTATGGCCCTGATGGGCATGGACCCGGCTGATATCGCTCGCCAGAAGGAGGCAGGCTCGATTGCAGTCGATCTGGATGGCGAGATCCTCGAGCTTCCGCCCGAGGCGGCGGAGGTGGAGATCCAGACTCTCTCTGCTGGCGAGGCGGTGGATATACTGAAGACGAAAGAGGCCACGGTGCTGGTCCGAAGATGA
- the cyaB gene encoding class IV adenylate cyclase — protein MIEVEVKARAREDTKERIAALGATSIGVENHLDLYFNSPLRDFKKSDEALRIRIKEDGARLTYKGPKLDQQTKSRRELTIRIDDPTQMRDILSLLGFVLSAEVRKRRTKYSYQGMVIALDEVEGLGTFLEVEAQAEANWENEKDRVLSVLKRLELEDTIRRSYIELLEEKRADL, from the coding sequence ATGATCGAGGTGGAGGTCAAAGCCCGGGCCAGGGAGGACACAAAAGAGAGAATAGCCGCCCTGGGCGCCACCTCCATCGGGGTGGAGAATCATCTGGACCTTTATTTCAATTCGCCATTAAGGGACTTCAAGAAGAGCGACGAGGCCCTGCGCATTCGCATTAAGGAGGATGGGGCCCGGCTCACCTATAAGGGGCCCAAGCTCGACCAGCAGACCAAGTCTCGCCGGGAGCTGACGATAAGGATCGATGACCCCACCCAGATGAGGGATATCCTATCCCTTTTGGGTTTTGTTTTATCGGCAGAGGTTCGCAAAAGGAGGACGAAGTATTCCTATCAGGGAATGGTCATCGCTCTGGACGAGGTGGAGGGGCTTGGCACCTTTTTGGAGGTGGAGGCTCAGGCGGAAGCGAACTGGGAGAACGAAAAGGATCGGGTCCTCTCCGTGTTGAAGCGGCTGGAATTGGAGGACACCATCCGCCGCTCATACATAGAATTGCTAGAGGAGAAGAGGGCAGATCTATAG
- a CDS encoding presenilin family intramembrane aspartyl protease PSH — MLSFLVAVQLIALAITPAISATDNRVFEDPASISNPIIYMLLILIFTAILLLAIKLKGDWLVRGFIQISIALTIFYVISAIMPMWLALLPTLAVMLLLHYYPEWYILDAFGILVCAGVTSLLGVSMTVMPVIILMVILAVYDAISVYKTRHMVALAEGAIKMKAPLLFVVPKSRDYSFRRKDAVSISMGNDKKKGDRGAYFLGMGDAIIPSILVISASWSYPPGDILGLNLPALGAMLGTYAGFILLMTTSRDRPQAGLPFLNSGSILGFLAGCLAAGIQPF; from the coding sequence ATGCTCTCGTTCCTGGTAGCGGTGCAGTTGATAGCCCTGGCCATAACTCCGGCCATATCCGCCACAGACAATCGGGTATTCGAGGATCCGGCATCGATCTCCAATCCCATAATCTATATGCTGCTCATCCTCATATTCACCGCCATTCTCCTTTTGGCCATAAAACTGAAGGGAGATTGGCTGGTGAGAGGATTCATACAGATCTCCATTGCCCTCACCATCTTCTATGTGATCTCCGCCATCATGCCCATGTGGCTTGCCCTCCTGCCAACTTTGGCGGTGATGCTGCTCTTGCACTACTACCCGGAATGGTATATTCTGGATGCATTTGGAATCCTGGTGTGCGCAGGAGTTACCTCCCTCCTGGGAGTGAGCATGACCGTGATGCCGGTTATCATCCTTATGGTGATCCTGGCGGTCTACGATGCCATCTCCGTCTATAAAACCCGCCACATGGTCGCTTTGGCAGAGGGCGCAATAAAGATGAAGGCACCACTGCTTTTTGTAGTCCCCAAGAGCAGGGACTACAGCTTTAGGCGAAAAGATGCAGTCTCGATCTCAATGGGAAACGACAAGAAGAAGGGGGATCGTGGAGCCTATTTCCTGGGCATGGGCGATGCCATCATACCATCCATCCTGGTGATATCTGCGAGCTGGTCATATCCACCAGGTGATATCCTCGGCCTGAACCTTCCTGCTCTTGGAGCCATGCTCGGAACCTATGCCGGCTTTATCCTTCTGATGACTACATCGAGGGACCGACCTCAGGCTGGCCTTCCCTTCCTGAACTCGGGATCCATCCTCGGATTTCTCGCCGGCTGTCTTGCCGCAGGCATCCAGCCCTTCTAG